A stretch of Nitrospiria bacterium DNA encodes these proteins:
- a CDS encoding DNA translocase FtsK: MAEAIRSENRRHEILGVLFLAVGLLLLVSLISYDPLDPSFSSIASNPSVHNLAGKAGAYLSDALFQIIGGSAYLLAIGSCAVGWRKLLSRPIPFHRLRIAGFTLLLVSSTTLLDLLWTGLPSLTGGRILAGHAGGLFGKWTADWLSGYFAPVGAYILVTAAVLLSLILTTSLSLFTLAERARDAVRTIARHSRRLVEAARTALTIHQEQSRRWKTETKIRQKWPLQKPKIVDTPPPPKAPPKQADLPFMKETGDFELPPLSLLNNPPGSASRISKEELLANSQILEKKLLDYGIEGRVTQVHPGPVVTMYEFEPAAGVKVNRIVNLSDDLALAMRAMSVRIVAPIPGKSVVGIEIPNTHREDVYLKEILTAEPFTTTQSKLTLALGKDIFGVPVVADLAGMPHLLVAGATGSGKSVALNTMVLSLLYSATPEEVKFIMIDPKLLELSAYDGIPHLQTPVLVRAKDTPRVFQRLVAEMQHRYRLLAEAGARNIESYNKKIRELAAAGKPRPARETTAVEPDEASDAVLSRPGAPLPYLVVIVDELADLMLVASREIEDSITRLAQMARAAGIHLIVATQRPSVDVLTGLIKANFPARISFQVASKTDSRTILDANGAEELLGRGDMLFLAPGTGRITRIHGAYVSESEIRAVVDHVKSQGKPNYIDLAPPAEGGGSETGDPEANERDALYEKAVEMVVTSGAASASLIQRRLRVGYPRAARMIEMMEEDGIVGPASGGKPREVLSRGNEPVG; this comes from the coding sequence ATGGCTGAGGCAATCCGATCGGAAAACCGTCGTCACGAGATTCTGGGCGTCCTCTTTCTGGCCGTCGGTCTGTTGTTGTTGGTCAGCCTGATCTCGTACGATCCGCTGGACCCTTCCTTCAGCTCGATCGCATCCAATCCCTCCGTCCATAACCTTGCCGGGAAGGCGGGCGCCTATCTGTCCGACGCGCTTTTTCAGATCATCGGCGGAAGCGCCTACCTGCTGGCGATCGGCAGTTGCGCGGTCGGCTGGCGGAAGCTGCTGTCCCGGCCGATTCCCTTCCATCGCTTAAGAATCGCCGGTTTCACCTTGCTCTTGGTCTCGTCGACGACCCTTCTGGACCTTTTATGGACCGGCCTGCCCTCGCTCACGGGCGGCCGGATTCTGGCCGGCCACGCGGGCGGCTTGTTCGGAAAATGGACGGCCGACTGGCTTTCGGGATATTTCGCCCCGGTCGGCGCCTACATCCTGGTGACGGCCGCCGTGCTTCTGTCGCTCATTCTGACCACATCGCTTTCCCTTTTCACCCTGGCGGAACGGGCACGCGACGCCGTTCGGACGATCGCCCGGCACTCCCGGCGCTTGGTCGAAGCGGCCCGGACCGCGCTGACCATCCATCAGGAGCAGTCCCGCCGTTGGAAAACCGAGACGAAGATCCGTCAGAAATGGCCGCTCCAGAAACCCAAAATCGTCGACACGCCCCCGCCGCCGAAGGCGCCCCCGAAACAGGCGGACCTGCCCTTCATGAAGGAAACGGGCGATTTTGAACTGCCCCCGCTGAGCCTCCTCAATAACCCGCCCGGTTCGGCCAGTCGGATTTCAAAGGAGGAGCTGCTCGCGAATTCCCAGATCCTGGAAAAGAAACTGCTGGACTACGGGATCGAAGGCCGCGTGACGCAGGTCCATCCGGGCCCGGTCGTCACGATGTACGAGTTCGAGCCGGCGGCCGGCGTGAAAGTGAACCGCATCGTCAATCTGTCCGACGACCTCGCGCTGGCGATGCGGGCCATGAGCGTCCGGATCGTGGCCCCCATTCCGGGTAAATCCGTCGTCGGAATCGAGATCCCCAACACCCACCGGGAGGACGTCTATCTCAAGGAGATCCTGACCGCCGAGCCCTTTACGACGACGCAATCCAAGCTGACCCTCGCGCTGGGCAAGGATATCTTCGGCGTCCCGGTCGTCGCGGACCTGGCCGGCATGCCCCATCTTCTGGTGGCCGGCGCGACCGGTTCCGGCAAAAGTGTCGCGCTCAACACCATGGTCTTAAGCCTCCTGTACTCGGCCACGCCCGAGGAAGTCAAGTTCATCATGATCGATCCCAAGCTGCTGGAGCTCTCGGCCTACGACGGCATCCCGCATCTTCAAACCCCCGTGCTCGTCCGGGCGAAGGATACCCCGAGGGTCTTTCAACGCTTGGTCGCCGAGATGCAGCACCGCTACCGCCTCCTGGCCGAGGCCGGCGCGCGGAACATCGAGAGCTACAACAAGAAGATCCGGGAGCTTGCGGCCGCGGGAAAGCCGCGGCCGGCGAGGGAAACGACGGCGGTCGAACCCGACGAGGCCTCCGACGCCGTGCTCTCCCGGCCCGGTGCGCCGCTGCCCTACCTGGTCGTGATCGTGGACGAGCTGGCGGACCTGATGCTGGTCGCGTCGCGGGAGATCGAAGACTCGATCACGCGCCTGGCCCAGATGGCCCGCGCGGCCGGCATCCACCTGATCGTGGCCACCCAGCGCCCCTCCGTCGATGTTCTGACCGGCCTGATCAAGGCGAATTTCCCCGCCCGGATTTCATTCCAGGTCGCCTCCAAGACCGACTCGAGAACCATTCTGGACGCCAACGGCGCCGAAGAACTGCTGGGACGGGGCGACATGCTCTTTTTGGCGCCGGGAACGGGCCGGATCACCCGCATCCACGGAGCCTACGTTTCCGAGAGCGAGATCCGCGCGGTCGTGGATCACGTCAAGTCGCAAGGGAAGCCGAACTACATCGACCTCGCGCCCCCCGCCGAGGGCGGTGGAAGCGAGACCGGCGACCCGGAGGCGAACGAACGGGATGCCTTGTATGAAAAAGCGGTCGAGATGGTCGTCACCTCCGGCGCGGCCTCGGCCTCCCTGATTCAACGACGGCTCCGCGTCGGCTACCCCCGGGCGGCCCGGATGATCGAGATGATGGAGGAGGACGGGATCGTCGGACCGGCCTCGGGCGGAAAACCGCGGGAGGTCTTGAGCCGGGGGAACGAGCCGGTCGGATGA
- a CDS encoding outer membrane lipoprotein carrier protein LolA, with product MKRAVVRNYWAVVLTLIGLFELSGRAAAATLPPDENALTETVRKIQAAYERTSDWKADFEQTTRIEGFDAPIASRGKLYIKKPDKLRWEYLEPNRNQIVVNEQKIWIYTPEQKQAIVSPFSEISDSQLPLHLLSGVGRLDRDFSVQWTDPAGAGSAKPPSLTLIPKDPRTGLTKLWVEVDPGTYFITRLTLFETNGNRSQFRFAGIRNDTGLKDRFFVFTPPKDVVVVESPLRKP from the coding sequence ATGAAGCGCGCCGTCGTGAGGAACTATTGGGCCGTCGTCCTAACATTGATCGGGCTTTTTGAACTGTCCGGCCGCGCCGCCGCCGCGACCCTCCCGCCCGACGAGAACGCCCTGACCGAGACGGTCCGGAAGATCCAGGCCGCGTACGAACGGACCTCGGATTGGAAGGCCGACTTCGAACAAACCACGCGGATCGAGGGCTTCGACGCGCCGATCGCCTCGCGCGGGAAACTGTACATTAAAAAACCGGATAAACTGCGGTGGGAATACCTCGAGCCGAACCGGAACCAGATCGTGGTGAATGAACAAAAGATCTGGATTTACACGCCGGAACAAAAACAGGCGATCGTGAGCCCTTTTTCCGAAATTTCCGATTCCCAATTGCCGCTCCATCTCCTCAGCGGCGTCGGTCGGCTGGACCGCGACTTCAGCGTGCAGTGGACCGATCCCGCCGGGGCCGGGTCCGCGAAGCCGCCCTCGCTGACCTTGATCCCCAAAGACCCCCGGACGGGCCTGACCAAGCTGTGGGTGGAGGTGGACCCGGGAACTTATTTCATCACGCGGCTCACCTTGTTTGAAACCAACGGGAACCGCTCGCAGTTCCGCTTCGCGGGGATCCGAAACGATACGGGATTGAAGGACCGGTTTTTCGTCTTTACGCCTCCGAAGGACGTGGTGGTCGTTGAATCGCCCCTCCGCAAGCCGTGA
- a CDS encoding response regulator, protein MGRPERKTGLRRKLVWATVFVGILPVVLGLVLTYLKGTEELRKALGVNFAGLAREAANKSDLLISRKMEELTKAAADPAVIEAVLRASPTDRGSSEPAVQESMDRILSNPASASLAKALTLQEGVASRVALYAADGHGALVASVNDRPPLRSSETPEWKAIFSDGHGRPYIGNLYRDSGSDRFLVDIGVPVLDPSTGGALGVLILVSDVKELFKTRIEEVRFGRTGHAMLIDGNGRVLICPILPTGMHVTDPQLLQVITGTRQPGWALVRNDAHGGTDSIIGTAPLDRANQILTQSGSAAWYGFTRQDPKELYAPVHALLIYVAVWSVLLVGLMVLLALAVSKRMVRPVRLLHEGAELIGRGNLGHRLKIETNDEIEQLAEEFNRMAVHLEESYSGLEQRVADRTKELTALNTIALTVNRSLDLQEILDSTLEKILDVMHVEAGMIHAWDAAQGRSFLKAHRGLWKDGVPPAAGIESRDSLSGKVARTGKAIVIEESQLPDYSDSPLVQRGFRSIVCIPVNSKNRMVATLTIAGTGPRRVSPSDLQLLSSIGNQMGTAIDNAALYARERTTVDQLKEIDRLKSEFLSNVSHELRLPLTSIIGFSELLLDRIPGNLSADQDEYIRNIQESGYHLLEIINNLLNLSKLRAGKMEIHLEAFDLASMIDSVKRTVTPLMAKKGVSLETTVDPGATSLYTDQGKVKQVLLNLLSNAIKFTPAGGEIRIRSKPATLDHRPAVEIAVSDTGIGIRPEDRTKIFEEFRQLDNSYSRDYPGTGLGLTISKQFLELIHGRIDVESDYGRGSTFTIVFPMREAPEAPPAPAGDRPEPRAVQAPALPVPPMRKQPSAPAATGTAPLAPAALPRILVVEDDPTVERLLTLYLNQEGYHVDHAAGGEEAMEKAILLKPFAITLDIMLQHEDGWAVLQKLKQLPETKDIPVVIISIIENRELGFSLGATDYFTKPIDRKALLESLKKLNLSARISRKPVNILVIDDDPKILQLMAAILEAEGYGVLKAQQAAEGIDLAIEVQPDLILLDLLMPDIDGFEALERLKLHPTAKNIPVIIFTARTLTEEDRTRLNAKIRGVIQKGNSLREAVLTEIRKFEKLYPDKARMVDGLTGLYNQRYLQNRLADETSRALRIQLTFSLLMINLDRFHSFNEQQGVDAGNRAIQETAELLRKHTRAANPLCRCGGSTFAIILTETTKTSAVLVGEKIRGIVEQHAFSPIDPADDRAARARRFTVSIGVASFFEDGETPEQLMVRANQALDEARSRGGNRVAKYTQPSAAADPSGGIR, encoded by the coding sequence ATGGGTCGACCGGAACGGAAAACGGGACTGCGCCGGAAACTGGTCTGGGCCACCGTATTTGTGGGCATTCTGCCCGTCGTCCTGGGCCTGGTCTTAACCTACCTCAAAGGGACGGAAGAACTCCGAAAAGCCCTGGGCGTAAATTTCGCGGGGCTGGCGCGCGAAGCCGCGAACAAATCCGATCTACTGATCAGCCGGAAGATGGAGGAATTGACCAAGGCCGCGGCCGACCCGGCGGTCATCGAGGCCGTTTTGCGGGCCAGCCCAACCGATCGCGGATCGTCGGAGCCGGCCGTTCAGGAAAGCATGGACCGCATCCTCTCCAACCCGGCGTCGGCTTCCTTGGCAAAGGCTTTGACGCTCCAGGAAGGCGTCGCCTCCCGCGTCGCGCTGTACGCCGCCGACGGCCACGGCGCGCTCGTGGCCAGCGTCAACGATCGTCCGCCCCTGCGTTCGTCGGAGACGCCCGAATGGAAGGCGATCTTCTCCGACGGACACGGCCGGCCTTACATCGGCAATCTTTATCGCGACTCCGGAAGCGACCGCTTCCTGGTCGATATCGGCGTCCCCGTTCTGGACCCCTCCACCGGCGGGGCGCTCGGGGTCCTGATCCTGGTCAGCGACGTCAAGGAGCTTTTCAAGACGCGAATCGAAGAGGTCCGCTTCGGCCGGACGGGCCATGCCATGCTGATCGACGGCAACGGCCGCGTTCTGATCTGCCCGATCCTGCCGACCGGCATGCACGTCACCGACCCCCAGCTCCTGCAGGTCATCACGGGAACGCGCCAACCCGGCTGGGCCCTGGTCCGCAACGACGCGCACGGCGGGACAGACTCGATCATCGGCACGGCCCCCCTCGACCGTGCCAATCAAATCCTGACCCAATCCGGCTCGGCCGCCTGGTACGGTTTCACCCGGCAGGACCCCAAGGAACTGTACGCGCCCGTCCATGCCCTTCTGATCTATGTTGCGGTTTGGAGCGTGCTTCTCGTCGGTTTAATGGTTCTTCTGGCCCTCGCCGTCTCCAAGCGGATGGTCCGGCCGGTGCGCCTGCTGCACGAAGGCGCCGAATTGATCGGCCGGGGCAACCTCGGCCACCGCCTCAAGATCGAGACGAACGACGAAATCGAACAACTGGCGGAGGAGTTCAACCGGATGGCCGTTCATCTCGAAGAATCCTATTCCGGCCTCGAACAGCGGGTGGCGGACCGGACGAAGGAGTTGACCGCGTTGAACACCATTGCGCTCACCGTCAACCGCTCCCTGGATCTTCAGGAAATCCTGGACTCGACCTTGGAAAAAATCCTGGACGTGATGCATGTCGAGGCCGGGATGATCCACGCCTGGGACGCCGCGCAAGGCCGCTCGTTTCTGAAAGCCCACCGGGGACTCTGGAAGGACGGGGTCCCGCCCGCGGCCGGGATCGAATCCCGCGACTCCCTCTCCGGAAAAGTCGCCCGGACCGGGAAAGCGATCGTGATCGAAGAATCCCAACTCCCGGATTATTCGGACAGCCCGCTGGTTCAAAGGGGATTCCGTTCCATCGTCTGCATCCCGGTGAACAGCAAAAACCGGATGGTCGCCACTTTGACGATCGCCGGCACGGGGCCGCGCCGGGTGAGCCCCTCCGATCTCCAGCTCCTGTCTTCCATCGGGAACCAGATGGGAACCGCCATCGACAACGCCGCGCTGTACGCGCGCGAACGAACGACGGTCGACCAGCTCAAGGAAATCGATCGTCTGAAGTCGGAGTTTCTTTCCAACGTCAGCCACGAGCTTCGCCTGCCGCTGACATCGATCATCGGTTTCTCGGAGCTGTTGTTGGACCGCATCCCGGGAAATCTGTCGGCGGATCAGGACGAGTACATCCGGAACATCCAGGAAAGCGGTTACCATCTGCTGGAGATCATCAACAACCTGCTCAACCTCTCCAAGCTTCGCGCCGGGAAGATGGAGATTCATCTGGAAGCGTTTGATCTGGCCTCCATGATCGACAGCGTCAAACGGACGGTGACGCCGCTGATGGCCAAGAAGGGGGTGAGTCTGGAAACCACGGTCGATCCGGGGGCGACGTCGCTTTACACGGATCAGGGAAAGGTCAAACAGGTTCTGCTCAACCTGTTAAGCAACGCCATCAAGTTCACCCCGGCCGGCGGCGAAATCCGGATCCGGTCGAAACCCGCGACGCTGGACCACCGGCCCGCGGTGGAGATCGCGGTCTCGGACACCGGGATCGGCATCCGCCCGGAGGATCGGACGAAAATTTTCGAAGAGTTCCGACAGCTGGACAATTCCTACTCCCGGGACTATCCCGGAACGGGTTTAGGCCTAACCATCTCGAAACAGTTTCTGGAGCTGATCCACGGACGCATCGACGTCGAAAGCGACTACGGCCGCGGGAGCACCTTCACGATCGTTTTCCCGATGCGGGAGGCGCCGGAAGCGCCGCCGGCTCCCGCCGGGGATAGGCCCGAACCCCGCGCGGTCCAGGCGCCCGCGCTCCCGGTTCCGCCGATGAGGAAGCAACCCTCGGCGCCGGCCGCGACCGGGACCGCTCCCCTGGCGCCGGCCGCCCTGCCCCGCATTCTGGTGGTGGAAGACGACCCCACCGTCGAGAGGCTCCTGACGCTGTACCTGAACCAGGAAGGCTACCATGTCGACCACGCCGCTGGCGGAGAGGAGGCGATGGAAAAAGCGATCCTGCTCAAACCCTTCGCGATCACGCTGGACATCATGCTCCAGCATGAAGACGGGTGGGCCGTGCTGCAGAAATTGAAGCAGCTTCCGGAGACGAAGGACATCCCGGTCGTGATCATTTCCATCATCGAAAACCGGGAGCTGGGGTTCAGCCTGGGAGCCACCGACTACTTTACCAAACCGATCGACCGGAAGGCCCTTCTGGAAAGCCTGAAGAAGCTCAACCTGTCCGCCCGCATCAGCCGCAAGCCGGTCAACATCCTGGTGATCGATGACGACCCGAAAATTCTCCAGTTGATGGCCGCCATCCTGGAGGCCGAAGGCTACGGCGTTCTCAAGGCCCAGCAGGCCGCCGAAGGAATCGATCTGGCGATCGAGGTCCAGCCGGACTTGATTCTCCTGGACCTTCTCATGCCGGATATCGACGGGTTTGAAGCGCTGGAACGACTCAAACTCCATCCCACGGCCAAGAATATTCCGGTGATCATCTTCACGGCGCGAACCTTGACCGAGGAGGACCGGACCCGGCTGAACGCCAAAATTCGCGGCGTGATCCAGAAGGGCAACTCGCTCCGGGAAGCGGTGCTCACCGAGATCCGGAAATTCGAGAAGCTGTATCCCGACAAGGCGCGCATGGTGGACGGTCTGACCGGCCTTTACAACCAGCGCTACCTCCAGAACCGGCTCGCCGACGAGACGAGCCGGGCGCTTCGGATTCAGCTGACCTTCTCCCTGCTCATGATCAATCTGGACCGCTTCCATTCCTTCAACGAACAGCAGGGGGTGGACGCCGGCAACCGGGCGATCCAGGAAACCGCCGAGCTGCTGCGCAAACATACCCGGGCCGCGAACCCGCTTTGCCGCTGCGGCGGAAGCACCTTCGCGATCATCCTGACCGAAACGACCAAGACGTCGGCCGTCCTGGTCGGAGAGAAAATACGCGGAATCGTCGAACAGCATGCGTTCTCGCCGATCGACCCGGCCGACGACCGGGCGGCGCGGGCCCGCCGTTTCACCGTCAGCATCGGCGTGGCCTCCTTCTTTGAAGACGGAGAGACGCCGGAGCAATTGATGGTCCGCGCCAATCAGGCGCTGGACGAGGCCCGATCCCGCGGCGGGAACCGCGTGGCGAAATACACCCAACCGTCGGCCGCGGCGGACCCTTCCGGAGGGATCCGATGA
- a CDS encoding response regulator has translation MTSPDAAGVAGKKVLVADDEKFVRELIKIKLGRCGLAVLEAANGLEAVEMARALQPDVILLDVMMPKMNGFEACEKLKSDPATARIPVVLLTARGEQANQERGLSLGATDYMSKPFSPQKLAERVIEILQRSS, from the coding sequence ATGACGAGCCCCGACGCGGCCGGAGTCGCCGGAAAAAAAGTCCTGGTGGCGGACGACGAAAAGTTCGTTCGCGAACTGATCAAGATCAAACTCGGCCGTTGCGGTCTAGCGGTTCTGGAGGCCGCCAACGGACTTGAAGCGGTCGAGATGGCGCGGGCGCTTCAGCCGGACGTGATTCTGCTGGACGTGATGATGCCGAAGATGAACGGCTTTGAGGCCTGCGAAAAGCTGAAATCCGATCCCGCCACCGCCCGGATTCCGGTGGTGCTGCTGACGGCGCGGGGCGAGCAGGCCAATCAGGAACGCGGACTTTCCCTCGGCGCCACGGATTATATGAGCAAACCCTTCAGTCCGCAGAAATTGGCGGAGCGGGTCATCGAGATTCTTCAACGTTCTTCATAG
- a CDS encoding YajQ family cyclic di-GMP-binding protein codes for MANLNSFDIVSKTDMQEVKNAVDQASKELSQRFDFKGSKSLITLEGADLVVVSDDDYKLKSVLDILQSKLVKRGVSLKALSYGPVDAALGGTVRQKIALQQGINSDKAKEIAKAIRDAKFKAQTQIQGDQVRVLSKDKDELQTVIAFLKGKDFGLPLQFTNYR; via the coding sequence ATGGCCAATCTTAATTCCTTTGATATCGTTTCCAAGACCGACATGCAGGAGGTCAAGAACGCGGTGGACCAGGCCTCCAAAGAGCTGTCCCAGCGCTTCGACTTTAAAGGAAGCAAAAGCCTGATCACGCTGGAAGGCGCCGACCTGGTCGTCGTATCGGACGACGATTACAAGTTAAAGAGCGTTCTGGATATTCTCCAGTCCAAGCTGGTCAAGCGCGGCGTTTCTCTCAAGGCCCTGAGCTACGGGCCGGTCGACGCAGCGCTCGGCGGCACCGTGCGGCAGAAAATCGCGTTGCAGCAGGGGATCAATTCCGATAAAGCCAAAGAAATCGCCAAGGCGATCCGGGACGCGAAGTTCAAGGCCCAGACCCAGATCCAGGGAGACCAGGTCCGCGTATTGAGCAAGGACAAGGACGAACTTCAAACCGTCATTGCCTTTTTGAAAGGAAAGGACTTCGGCCTGCCCTTGCAGTTCACCAATTACCGCTAG